In Actinoplanes derwentensis, the following proteins share a genomic window:
- the rplM gene encoding 50S ribosomal protein L13, with protein sequence MRTYSPKPGEIERQWHIIDASDVVLGRLATHTATLLRGKHKPTFAPHMDTGDFVVIINAGKVALTGNKRQTKVAYRHSGYPGGLKQVGYEELLSKRPEKAIELAVKGMLPHNKLARQIIKKLKVYPGAEHPHAAQQPKPFEITQVAQ encoded by the coding sequence GTGCGTACGTACAGCCCGAAGCCGGGTGAGATCGAGCGTCAGTGGCACATTATCGACGCTTCTGACGTCGTTCTGGGCCGCCTGGCTACCCACACCGCGACTCTTCTGCGCGGCAAGCACAAGCCGACGTTCGCCCCGCATATGGACACTGGCGACTTCGTGGTGATCATCAACGCCGGCAAGGTCGCCCTGACCGGCAACAAGCGTCAGACCAAGGTTGCCTACCGGCACTCCGGTTACCCGGGTGGTCTGAAGCAGGTCGGCTACGAGGAGCTGCTGAGCAAGCGTCCCGAGAAGGCGATCGAGCTCGCCGTCAAGGGCATGCTCCCGCACAACAAGCTCGCGCGGCAGATCATCAAGAAGCTGAAGGTCTACCCGGGAGCTGAGCACCCGCACGCCGCCCAGCAGCCGAAGCCGTTCGAAATCACCCAGGTCGCGCAGTGA
- a CDS encoding uroporphyrinogen-III synthase: MTDRAPGARRAVLTAAALAEPAAALSGYTIGVTSDRRKDELATLLEARGARVVIAPALRIVPISDDAELRAATRACLDSPPDIVLVNTGIGMRGWLEAADGWGLADPLRSVLSRAYLVARGPKARAAVRAAGLHDQWSPEGEGYEEVVEHLTARGLRGLTVAMQLHGESQPEYSEALESAGARVIELPVYRWAPPTDPAPLHRLVDLVIGRLVDAVTFTSAAAVQAVLRASGTGADALVDALRDDVMAACVGPVTSAPLRGQGIPVVTPGRARLSALVRTIVDELPKRAVSLQVSGHSLVLRGHAAVVDGELRPLAPAPMAVLRALATSPGRVLSRAALLQTLPRGADEHAVEMAVARLRAGLAVPGVIQTVVKRGYRIPL, from the coding sequence ATGACAGACCGGGCCCCGGGCGCTCGCCGGGCGGTGCTGACCGCGGCCGCTCTGGCGGAGCCGGCAGCAGCGCTGTCCGGCTACACCATCGGCGTGACCTCCGACCGCCGTAAGGACGAACTGGCCACCCTGCTGGAGGCGCGCGGCGCCCGCGTGGTGATCGCCCCGGCACTGCGGATCGTCCCGATCTCCGACGACGCCGAACTGCGTGCGGCCACCCGCGCCTGCCTCGACAGTCCGCCGGACATCGTGCTGGTCAACACCGGCATCGGGATGCGCGGCTGGCTGGAGGCGGCGGACGGCTGGGGCCTGGCCGATCCGCTGCGGTCCGTGCTCTCCCGCGCCTACCTGGTCGCCCGCGGCCCGAAGGCGCGAGCCGCGGTCCGGGCCGCCGGGCTGCACGACCAGTGGTCCCCGGAGGGCGAGGGCTACGAGGAGGTCGTCGAGCACCTGACCGCCCGAGGGCTCCGCGGCCTGACCGTCGCGATGCAGTTGCACGGCGAGAGCCAGCCGGAATACTCCGAGGCTCTGGAGTCGGCCGGCGCCCGGGTCATCGAGCTGCCGGTCTACCGCTGGGCGCCGCCCACCGATCCGGCTCCGCTGCACCGCCTGGTCGACCTGGTCATCGGCCGGCTGGTGGACGCGGTGACGTTCACCTCGGCCGCCGCCGTGCAGGCGGTGCTCCGCGCTTCCGGGACGGGTGCCGACGCCCTGGTCGACGCGTTGCGCGACGACGTGATGGCCGCCTGTGTGGGCCCGGTCACCTCGGCGCCGCTGCGCGGGCAGGGCATCCCGGTCGTGACTCCGGGACGGGCCCGGCTGAGCGCTCTGGTCCGTACCATCGTCGATGAACTTCCGAAACGGGCCGTGTCCCTCCAGGTCTCCGGTCACTCGCTGGTCCTTCGCGGCCATGCCGCGGTGGTCGACGGCGAGTTGCGCCCGCTGGCCCCGGCCCCGATGGCGGTCCTGCGGGCGCTGGCCACCTCACCCGGCCGGGTCCTCTCCCGCGCCGCCCTGCTGCAGACTCTCCCGCGGGGCGCCGACGAGCACGCCGTCGAGATGGCGGTGGCCCGCCTGCGCGCCGGCCTGGCCGTGCCCGGAGTGATCCAGACCGTGGTGAAACGCGGTTACCGCATACCGCTCTGA
- a CDS encoding GNAT family N-acetyltransferase, translated as MPHRRGRTFPDLDIRTDRLLLRELRETDVPEVVAGASDEVTQRWLPLPWPYTEQHATLFVTRLAPALRVSGHGVVRVLEYDGYFAGVIDLKRTDWTARVTEIGYWSMPGFRGLGLATEAASALTRWALEDLGFERVELRVPPGNLASNRVAVKSGFVLEGVARNAGQVRTGRVDLAIYSRIRSDPGQSGMR; from the coding sequence GTGCCCCATCGGCGAGGGCGTACGTTCCCGGACCTGGACATCCGGACCGACCGTCTCCTGCTGCGCGAGCTGCGGGAGACGGACGTACCCGAAGTCGTCGCCGGAGCCTCCGACGAGGTCACCCAGCGGTGGCTGCCGTTGCCGTGGCCGTACACCGAGCAGCACGCGACGCTCTTCGTCACCCGGCTGGCCCCGGCTCTGCGGGTCAGCGGGCACGGGGTGGTCCGGGTGCTCGAGTACGACGGCTACTTCGCCGGTGTGATCGACCTCAAACGCACCGACTGGACGGCCCGGGTGACCGAGATCGGGTACTGGTCGATGCCCGGGTTCCGGGGTCTCGGTCTGGCCACCGAAGCGGCGTCCGCGCTCACCCGGTGGGCGCTGGAGGACCTCGGGTTCGAACGGGTCGAGTTACGCGTACCGCCGGGGAATCTCGCTTCCAACCGGGTCGCGGTCAAGTCCGGCTTCGTGCTGGAAGGGGTCGCTCGCAACGCCGGGCAGGTCCGGACCGGGCGGGTGGACCTGGCGATCTACTCCCGGATCCGCTCCGACCCTGGTCAGAGCGGTATGCGGTAA
- a CDS encoding GTP-binding protein produces MDFATSERARPHPAEITSAKIVVAGGFGVGKTTLVGAVSEIEPLTTEAVMTVAGAGIDDASKVPGKGSTTVAMDFGRITMADDLILYLFGTPGQTRFWFMWDELIRGAVGAAVLVDTRRLPDAFAPLDYFENRHLPYLVAVNCFEGAPRYELEEVREALAIPARVPLVMCDARHRDSVKAVLIRVVEHAMATLVAEQGQATPVG; encoded by the coding sequence GTGGACTTCGCAACCTCTGAGCGGGCGCGACCGCACCCCGCCGAGATCACCTCCGCGAAGATCGTCGTCGCGGGTGGTTTCGGTGTGGGTAAGACGACTCTGGTCGGGGCGGTCTCCGAGATCGAGCCGCTCACCACCGAGGCGGTGATGACCGTGGCCGGCGCCGGGATCGACGACGCCTCCAAAGTGCCGGGCAAGGGCAGCACCACGGTGGCGATGGACTTCGGCCGGATCACCATGGCCGACGACCTGATCCTCTATCTGTTCGGTACTCCCGGGCAGACCCGGTTCTGGTTCATGTGGGACGAGCTGATCCGGGGTGCCGTCGGTGCCGCGGTGCTCGTCGACACCCGGCGTCTCCCGGACGCGTTCGCACCACTGGACTACTTCGAGAACCGGCATCTGCCGTATCTTGTCGCGGTCAACTGCTTTGAAGGCGCGCCACGATACGAGCTGGAGGAGGTCCGGGAGGCACTCGCCATCCCGGCCCGGGTTCCGCTGGTGATGTGTGACGCCCGGCATCGCGATTCGGTCAAGGCCGTACTCATCAGGGTGGTCGAGCATGCGATGGCGACCCTGGTTGCTGAACAAGGGCAGGCCACGCCGGTCGGCTAG
- a CDS encoding DUF742 domain-containing protein, whose product MTEPHDPRGNLVRPYAVTRGRTEPIRDIPIEAVLIAGPEAVQESRFAGHDKYRIAVLCEPKALSLAELAAFTRLPLGVARVLVADMVADGLLELHSAAPKTGFTERMDMLGRVLGGLRNL is encoded by the coding sequence ATGACAGAGCCGCACGATCCACGGGGCAACCTGGTGCGGCCGTACGCGGTCACCCGCGGCCGGACCGAACCGATCCGGGACATCCCGATCGAGGCGGTCCTGATCGCGGGACCGGAAGCCGTGCAGGAGTCACGGTTCGCCGGGCACGACAAGTACCGCATCGCCGTGTTGTGCGAGCCCAAAGCACTATCGCTCGCCGAACTCGCGGCGTTCACCCGGTTGCCGCTAGGGGTGGCCCGGGTGCTCGTCGCCGACATGGTCGCTGACGGACTGCTCGAGTTGCACAGTGCCGCTCCCAAGACCGGTTTCACGGAGCGGATGGACATGCTGGGAAGGGTGTTGGGTGGACTTCGCAACCTCTGA
- a CDS encoding roadblock/LC7 domain-containing protein, whose product MTRPPTMHDMGWLLSNFADSVAGIAHVVAVSADGLLLASSRDLPGDRADQLAAITCGVVSLTDGASRMFNAGTVQQTIIEMDSGYLFLMSISDGSSMAVLAARSCDVGQVGYEMALLVERVGAALSPAVREAVSSH is encoded by the coding sequence GTGACCAGGCCCCCCACCATGCACGACATGGGCTGGCTGCTCAGCAATTTCGCGGACAGCGTCGCCGGCATCGCCCACGTGGTCGCGGTCTCGGCCGACGGCCTGCTGCTGGCCTCGTCCCGGGATCTGCCGGGCGACCGTGCCGACCAGCTCGCCGCCATAACCTGCGGCGTGGTCAGTCTCACGGACGGTGCGTCCCGGATGTTCAACGCCGGAACCGTGCAGCAGACCATCATCGAAATGGACAGCGGCTATCTTTTCCTGATGTCCATCAGCGACGGTTCGTCGATGGCGGTCCTGGCGGCGCGCAGTTGCGACGTCGGTCAGGTCGGCTATGAGATGGCCCTGCTGGTGGAGCGCGTCGGGGCGGCTTTGTCGCCGGCCGTGCGCGAGGCCGTCAGCAGCCATTAG
- a CDS encoding sensor histidine kinase translates to MSTGSSALAARPARRGGFRGLRNLRLRGKIAGLLLLPLTAVFVLASMRMIEVTRQSTDAARVVRLAELGTELSDLGRLLHDERMAAAEFLSGPKRPDTGYQEAIKAVDAQIQTVRDDRAEITGVPDRVETRLVIIERQLATLTALRTGVNKRNGTNLAEATGSYGGILGSLTDYESLLSLEAARGPVADGLSALGSFTVLETAAADQAALAYLIRATGDFGADRQRQLIAAQVTRAGALTDFRAVATEAQSDLVDAVLGDPAVSRADQVSARLRGAQAVSLAEVSDAFGEVLALLRGTERQLEEQVVEVAAEEKTATARLATIEFIAVSLIVIAAVALGFYLGRSLLLAVRRLREGALGVANRDLPVAVSLLHDVEGLNEGGVERIVAQTRDPIQILEQDEFGEVAEAFNMVHREAIRIAAEQAAMRTSMSTMFLSLARRSQTLVDRMIGELDQIERLEEDPKRLARLFELDHLATRMRRNDENLLVLSGAEVGTPRREDALLIDVLRAAQSEVELYHRIEFGTVDTDALVAAAAVNDVVRLIAELLDNSTRFSAPETVVMAHGSRAGGHAVIRVEDRGLGITPEQMEHLNRRLYEPSEVDASAFRLMGFAVIARLASRHGIHVELHPGPDGGTTAEVTLHPDIVVVPGTEQDGPPAGRAASWTRPGPPPQPPLGTPRNLEVRPPVRTAPPPMRATYQPPPQVGVPMSELDLVPTPDRPKLPTRVPKPVDTDPLAPVPVAAPAVPTGDPAGDPAPAAPIQIEMQQTWFAGEAEAEGWNGMPTAGYAPPGTTTRAETPAAPPVAAPPAPTRPVSGPPTRTVPKPRRAGEERWRTAADDGWHLARAASDPKDAGTTRSGLPVRIPQAQLVPGGVETTPRAQHRRNPDEVRGLLSAYHRGVQRGRTDGVAETAATATQPPKENDQ, encoded by the coding sequence GTCCGGCTCGCCGAACTCGGCACCGAACTGTCCGACCTCGGCCGGCTGCTGCACGACGAGCGGATGGCCGCCGCCGAGTTCCTGTCCGGGCCGAAACGGCCGGACACCGGGTACCAGGAAGCGATCAAGGCGGTGGACGCCCAGATCCAGACGGTCCGGGACGACCGCGCCGAGATCACCGGAGTGCCCGACCGGGTCGAGACCCGGCTGGTCATCATCGAACGGCAGCTCGCCACCCTGACCGCGCTGCGCACCGGGGTCAACAAACGTAACGGCACCAACCTCGCCGAGGCGACCGGCTCGTACGGCGGGATCCTCGGCAGCCTGACCGACTACGAATCGCTGCTCAGCCTGGAAGCCGCCCGCGGCCCGGTCGCCGACGGCCTGAGCGCTCTCGGCTCCTTCACCGTGCTGGAGACCGCGGCCGCCGACCAGGCCGCACTCGCCTACCTGATCCGGGCCACCGGTGACTTCGGCGCCGACCGGCAGCGACAGCTGATCGCCGCGCAGGTGACCCGGGCCGGCGCGCTCACCGACTTCCGCGCGGTCGCCACCGAGGCACAGAGCGATCTCGTCGACGCGGTCCTCGGCGACCCCGCGGTGAGCCGCGCCGACCAGGTGTCGGCCCGGCTCCGGGGCGCGCAGGCGGTCAGCCTGGCCGAGGTCAGCGACGCGTTCGGCGAGGTGCTCGCGCTGCTCCGCGGCACCGAACGGCAACTCGAGGAACAGGTCGTCGAGGTCGCCGCCGAGGAGAAGACGGCGACCGCCCGGCTGGCCACGATCGAGTTCATCGCTGTCTCGCTCATCGTGATCGCTGCCGTCGCTCTCGGCTTCTACCTGGGCCGGTCGCTGCTGCTCGCGGTCCGCCGCCTGCGGGAGGGCGCGCTCGGCGTGGCCAACCGGGACCTGCCGGTCGCGGTCAGCCTGTTGCACGACGTGGAAGGCCTCAACGAGGGCGGTGTGGAACGGATCGTCGCGCAGACGCGGGACCCGATCCAGATCCTCGAACAGGACGAGTTCGGCGAGGTGGCCGAAGCCTTCAACATGGTCCACCGGGAGGCCATCCGGATCGCTGCCGAACAGGCCGCCATGCGGACCAGCATGTCCACCATGTTCCTCAGTCTGGCCCGGCGCAGCCAGACCCTGGTCGACCGGATGATCGGCGAACTGGACCAGATCGAGCGACTGGAGGAGGACCCGAAGCGGCTGGCCCGCCTCTTCGAACTCGACCACCTCGCCACCCGGATGCGCCGCAACGACGAGAACCTGCTGGTCCTGTCCGGTGCCGAAGTGGGCACACCGCGGCGTGAGGACGCCCTGCTGATCGACGTGCTGCGGGCCGCCCAGTCCGAGGTCGAGCTCTACCACCGGATCGAGTTCGGCACCGTCGACACCGACGCGCTGGTCGCCGCGGCCGCCGTCAACGACGTGGTGCGCCTGATCGCCGAACTGCTCGACAACTCGACCCGCTTCTCCGCGCCGGAGACCGTGGTGATGGCGCACGGCTCCCGGGCCGGTGGGCATGCCGTGATCCGGGTCGAGGACCGTGGGCTGGGCATCACCCCGGAACAGATGGAACACCTCAACCGCCGGTTGTACGAACCCAGCGAAGTGGACGCCTCCGCCTTCCGCCTGATGGGCTTCGCGGTGATCGCCCGGCTGGCATCCCGGCACGGCATCCACGTCGAGTTGCACCCCGGTCCCGACGGTGGCACGACCGCTGAGGTCACCCTGCACCCCGACATCGTGGTCGTGCCCGGCACCGAGCAGGACGGGCCGCCAGCGGGACGGGCGGCCAGCTGGACCCGGCCCGGCCCGCCGCCGCAGCCGCCCCTCGGGACACCCCGGAACCTGGAGGTACGGCCACCGGTCCGGACCGCTCCGCCACCGATGCGAGCGACGTACCAGCCGCCGCCCCAGGTCGGCGTGCCGATGTCCGAACTGGACCTCGTGCCGACCCCGGACCGGCCGAAGCTTCCGACCCGCGTACCCAAGCCGGTGGACACCGACCCCCTGGCTCCCGTGCCGGTCGCGGCACCGGCCGTGCCCACCGGGGACCCCGCGGGGGATCCCGCACCGGCTGCGCCGATCCAGATCGAGATGCAGCAGACCTGGTTCGCCGGCGAGGCGGAGGCCGAGGGATGGAACGGCATGCCGACCGCGGGGTACGCGCCGCCCGGCACGACGACCCGCGCCGAGACACCCGCCGCACCGCCTGTCGCCGCACCGCCGGCCCCCACCCGGCCCGTCTCCGGACCGCCCACCCGCACCGTGCCGAAGCCTCGCCGGGCTGGTGAGGAACGCTGGCGGACCGCCGCGGACGACGGCTGGCATCTCGCTCGGGCGGCCTCCGATCCGAAGGACGCCGGCACCACCCGATCCGGGCTGCCGGTGCGGATTCCCCAGGCCCAGCTCGTACCCGGTGGAGTGGAAACCACCCCGCGGGCGCAACACCGTCGCAATCCGGATGAGGTTCGCGGGCTACTTTCCGCGTATCACCGGGGAGTGCAACGAGGGCGGACGGACGGCGTTGCCGAAACCGCCGCCACGGCAACACAGCCTCCCAAGGAGAACGATCAGTGA